A single region of the Caballeronia insecticola genome encodes:
- a CDS encoding ABC transporter permease: MSMSESIRRTRSETMPQAVSDVTPRVRKGNLYTQLMRNPEWFTAGLILVTCLIVGGINPRFFQFATLFDLLHSATTVSLFALGTLVVLASGGIDVSFTAIAALTMYSITKAVFAWWPECPFALILIAGAIGGVLLGMINGVLVHRLKAPSLIVTIGTQYLYRGLLLTFVGTQFFMNIPHSMDTFGRLPLFFYHTSDGLRAVLPVSVLALVIAAVVTWWLLNRTMMGRGVYAMGGSLAIAERLGYNLRAIHLFVFGYTGLLAGVAGILHVSTNRLANPFDLVGTELDVIAAVILGGARITGGTGTVVGTLLGVVLVTLINSVLILIGVPSTWQKVIIGAFILVAGTLFALGRRQ; this comes from the coding sequence ATGAGCATGAGCGAATCCATCCGCCGCACACGCAGCGAGACGATGCCGCAAGCCGTGAGCGACGTCACGCCGCGTGTGCGCAAGGGCAACCTGTACACGCAACTGATGCGCAATCCCGAGTGGTTCACGGCCGGGCTGATCCTCGTGACGTGCCTGATCGTGGGCGGCATCAATCCGCGCTTCTTCCAGTTCGCCACGCTGTTCGACCTGCTGCATTCCGCGACGACCGTGTCGCTGTTCGCGCTTGGCACGCTCGTCGTGCTGGCGTCGGGCGGCATCGACGTATCGTTCACGGCAATCGCCGCACTCACGATGTACTCGATCACCAAAGCCGTGTTCGCGTGGTGGCCCGAGTGCCCGTTCGCGCTGATCCTGATTGCGGGCGCGATAGGCGGCGTGCTGCTCGGCATGATCAACGGCGTGCTGGTGCACCGGCTGAAGGCGCCGTCGCTGATCGTGACCATCGGCACGCAGTATCTGTATCGCGGCTTGCTGCTGACGTTCGTCGGCACGCAGTTCTTCATGAACATTCCGCACAGCATGGATACGTTCGGCCGCCTGCCGCTGTTTTTCTATCACACGTCCGACGGCTTGCGCGCCGTGTTGCCGGTGTCCGTGCTCGCGCTCGTGATCGCGGCGGTGGTCACATGGTGGCTGCTCAATCGCACGATGATGGGCCGCGGCGTCTACGCGATGGGCGGCAGTCTCGCGATCGCCGAGCGGCTCGGCTACAACCTGCGCGCGATTCATCTGTTCGTGTTCGGCTATACCGGCTTGCTGGCGGGCGTCGCGGGCATTCTGCACGTATCGACGAACCGGCTCGCCAATCCGTTCGATCTCGTCGGCACGGAACTCGATGTGATCGCGGCGGTGATTCTCGGCGGCGCGCGCATCACGGGCGGCACGGGCACGGTGGTGGGCACGTTGCTGGGCGTCGTGCTCGTTACGCTCATCAATAGCGTGCTGATTCTCATCGGCGTGCCGAGTACGTGGCAGAAGGTGATCATCGGCGCGTTCATTCTCGTCGCGGGCACGTTGTTCGCGTTGGGGCGCAGGCAGTAA
- a CDS encoding DeoR/GlpR family DNA-binding transcription regulator — MAKNDRMRALSSALEKQNVMRLRDAAALLGVSEMTVRRDIAAHPGQFTYLGGYIVSAADVPNAGYTIEEEKDHFAQAKAVASSHAARLLVDNDTIFIDCGTTLTTLARQIPVEMHLTVVCYSLNVAEILRRKPNVRMILLGGVYVPSSESFASDESVETLRRMGINKAFMSAGGVDEARGVTCWNFHEVAIKQAAMASAVERHLVVDASKFGKVKAVRFSQLSEFDSVITEDGQKPRKRS, encoded by the coding sequence ATGGCCAAGAACGACCGCATGCGCGCGCTGTCGAGCGCGCTCGAAAAACAAAACGTGATGCGCCTGCGCGATGCAGCCGCATTGCTCGGCGTGTCGGAAATGACGGTGCGCCGCGATATCGCCGCGCACCCCGGCCAGTTCACGTATCTCGGCGGCTATATCGTCAGCGCCGCCGACGTGCCCAACGCGGGCTACACCATCGAGGAAGAGAAAGATCATTTCGCGCAGGCGAAGGCGGTCGCATCGAGCCATGCGGCGCGCTTGCTCGTGGATAACGACACCATTTTCATCGACTGCGGCACGACGCTGACTACGCTCGCGCGGCAGATTCCCGTCGAGATGCATCTGACGGTCGTGTGCTATTCGCTCAACGTCGCGGAGATTCTGCGCCGCAAGCCGAACGTGCGCATGATTCTGCTTGGCGGCGTGTATGTGCCGTCGTCGGAGTCGTTTGCGAGCGACGAGAGCGTCGAAACGTTGCGGCGCATGGGCATCAACAAGGCGTTCATGTCGGCGGGCGGCGTCGATGAAGCGCGCGGCGTGACGTGCTGGAACTTTCACGAAGTCGCCATCAAACAGGCTGCGATGGCGAGCGCCGTGGAGCGGCATCTTGTTGTCGATGCGAGCAAGTTCGGCAAGGTCAAGGCCGTGCGTTTCTCGCAGTTGTCGGAGTTCGATTCGGTGATCACCGAAGACGGCCAGAAGCCGCGCAAACGTAGCTGA
- a CDS encoding dihydrofolate reductase family protein has protein sequence MHIVCHMMSSIDGRSLTDNWNLPFASPTYEETAARFKADAWACGRVTMQEISHGKDRDYPRGLAKQPIPRTDYFARRDASQYAISIDPKGRVAWKSDTALDSHIVEVLAESVEDDYLAYLQSIGVSYVFGGQDDIELARVVATLERELKIDKLIVEGGGHVSGAFVNAQLADEVSVLLVPLVDGREAHTSSFEVAMDEWKKPAYLKLESVETLDHDVVWIRYTRKT, from the coding sequence ATGCATATCGTCTGCCACATGATGTCGTCGATCGATGGCCGCAGCCTGACCGACAACTGGAACCTTCCTTTCGCATCGCCGACCTACGAAGAGACCGCCGCACGTTTCAAGGCCGACGCATGGGCGTGCGGCCGCGTCACGATGCAGGAAATCTCGCACGGCAAGGACCGCGACTATCCGCGCGGTCTCGCCAAACAACCCATACCGCGCACGGATTATTTCGCCCGACGCGATGCGAGCCAGTACGCCATCTCGATCGACCCGAAAGGACGCGTTGCATGGAAGAGCGACACGGCGCTCGACTCGCATATCGTCGAAGTGCTGGCCGAGAGCGTCGAGGACGATTACCTCGCGTATCTGCAATCGATCGGCGTGTCGTATGTCTTCGGCGGCCAGGACGACATCGAACTTGCGCGCGTGGTCGCTACGCTCGAACGCGAGCTGAAGATCGACAAGTTGATCGTCGAAGGCGGCGGGCATGTGTCGGGCGCGTTCGTCAATGCGCAACTCGCCGATGAAGTCAGCGTGCTGCTGGTTCCGCTCGTCGATGGCCGCGAGGCGCACACGTCATCGTTCGAAGTGGCAATGGACGAATGGAAAAAGCCCGCGTATCTGAAGCTCGAATCGGTCGAGACGCTCGATCACGACGTCGTGTGGATTCGCTACACGCGCAAGACCTGA
- a CDS encoding type II secretion system F family protein, with translation MSSAIAWVFVLAMSCAAGGLLLWGRGIHKRDMHVAKQFFERRTQRPEAASWIAAELDDLMRRSNVQNPRAALTLWALITGVVSFVCSTCVAPALGFVAVVFSALCFVALLVRRAQKRRVRIVRQLPSFLEEIVRRVTNGDSVPAAFQSAAAHTQAPLAECLEQVMPRLRNGMDIDQALATVARIYRVQEFELIGAVLRISIKFGGRADVMLERMASFMRELERADGEPVAMSTEARLSSWALGLLPALFGGALIVLNPEYFQSMWADTLGRRLVYGALGLQALGAYLLYRLARQRS, from the coding sequence TTGTCCAGCGCAATCGCATGGGTCTTCGTGCTCGCCATGTCGTGCGCGGCGGGCGGCTTGCTGCTGTGGGGCCGCGGCATCCACAAGCGCGATATGCACGTCGCGAAGCAATTCTTCGAACGCCGGACGCAGCGGCCGGAAGCCGCGTCGTGGATCGCCGCCGAACTCGACGATCTCATGCGCCGCTCCAACGTGCAAAATCCGCGTGCGGCATTGACGCTCTGGGCGCTGATCACAGGCGTCGTGTCGTTCGTGTGCTCGACGTGCGTCGCGCCCGCGCTGGGCTTCGTGGCGGTCGTGTTCTCCGCGCTGTGCTTCGTTGCGCTGCTCGTACGGCGCGCGCAGAAACGCCGCGTGCGTATCGTGCGCCAGTTGCCTTCGTTTCTCGAAGAGATCGTGCGTCGCGTCACGAACGGCGACAGCGTTCCGGCCGCGTTTCAGTCGGCCGCGGCGCACACGCAGGCGCCGCTTGCCGAGTGCCTCGAACAGGTCATGCCGCGTCTGCGCAACGGCATGGACATCGATCAGGCCCTCGCGACGGTGGCGCGCATTTATCGCGTGCAGGAGTTCGAATTGATCGGCGCGGTGCTGCGCATCTCGATCAAGTTCGGCGGCCGCGCAGATGTGATGCTCGAACGCATGGCCTCCTTCATGCGCGAACTCGAACGGGCGGATGGCGAACCGGTCGCCATGTCGACCGAAGCGCGCCTGTCGTCGTGGGCGCTCGGGCTGTTGCCCGCGTTGTTCGGCGGCGCGCTCATCGTGCTGAATCCGGAATATTTCCAGTCGATGTGGGCCGACACGCTCGGCAGAAGACTTGTGTACGGCGCGCTCGGCCTTCAGGCGCTCGGCGCGTACCTGCTCTATCGCCTCGCGCGGCAGCGGTCCTGA
- a CDS encoding DUF3649 domain-containing protein, which yields MRVIGRHGPLVSRIVAAIFGGYALAALTSVAALVLPMSKPQAVLTGMLASFIVYVCAVIWVFAVRSARRAWCGLLVAALPLLLAAWNVWTAGNAS from the coding sequence ATGCGCGTCATCGGCAGACACGGGCCGCTGGTCTCGCGCATCGTCGCCGCTATTTTCGGCGGCTATGCGCTCGCCGCGCTCACCAGCGTGGCCGCGCTCGTCTTGCCGATGAGCAAGCCGCAAGCCGTGCTGACGGGCATGCTCGCGAGCTTCATCGTGTATGTGTGCGCGGTGATCTGGGTGTTCGCGGTGCGCAGCGCGCGGCGCGCATGGTGCGGGCTGCTCGTCGCGGCGTTGCCGTTGTTGCTCGCGGCGTGGAACGTCTGGACGGCGGGGAACGCATCGTGA
- a CDS encoding PepSY-associated TM helix domain-containing protein, which produces MSDLHIWAGLFAGWILYAMFLTGTVSYFKDEISQWMRPEQPQQREVADPALVAQRVAATLGTIAAGSPQWSFDLPNGRTSVIGSFWRTPGAANGKRTFEEASFDPATGKRTSARQTLGGEFFYRFHFQFYYMPVLWGRWLAGLCTMFMLVAIVSGVITHKKIFTDFFTFRWGKGQRSWLDAHNALSVFGLPFHAMITYTGLVTLMAMYMPWGAQTAFKTPAGRQTMTSQLSAFIQPGKPSGQRAELAPVDAMVRQAEARWGRDKVGRVTITNPGDSTARVAVSRGEASRVSMSPQYMLFDGVTGKLIDVKDGVGGAAETRGVLYALHLGRFSDLQLRWLYFIVSLTGTAMVGTGLVMWTVKRRQKLPDPARPYFGFRVVERLNIASIAGLSVAMTGFFWGNRLLPAGIAARDNAEINLFFAIWGATLLYAIARPAKRAWIELLWLATAMLALLPVLNALTTNRPVWRSVAQGDWVFAGFDLMMWAFAALHAVLALRVARHRPSMKRLDKRAAASVATAQREEERV; this is translated from the coding sequence ATGTCGGATCTGCATATCTGGGCCGGCCTGTTCGCGGGCTGGATTCTGTACGCGATGTTCCTCACCGGCACGGTCAGCTACTTCAAGGACGAAATCTCGCAATGGATGCGGCCCGAGCAGCCGCAGCAGCGCGAAGTCGCCGATCCGGCGCTCGTGGCGCAGCGCGTCGCGGCGACGCTCGGCACGATCGCCGCGGGCAGTCCGCAATGGAGCTTCGATCTTCCGAACGGGCGCACGAGCGTGATCGGTTCGTTCTGGCGCACGCCGGGCGCGGCGAACGGCAAGCGCACTTTCGAGGAAGCGAGCTTCGATCCGGCGACGGGCAAGCGCACGAGCGCACGTCAAACACTCGGCGGCGAATTTTTCTATCGCTTCCATTTCCAGTTCTATTACATGCCGGTGCTGTGGGGCCGCTGGCTCGCGGGACTCTGCACGATGTTCATGCTGGTGGCGATCGTGAGCGGTGTCATCACGCACAAGAAAATCTTCACGGACTTCTTCACCTTTCGCTGGGGCAAGGGGCAGCGCTCGTGGCTCGATGCGCATAACGCGCTCTCCGTCTTCGGCCTGCCGTTTCACGCGATGATCACGTACACCGGCCTCGTCACGCTGATGGCGATGTACATGCCGTGGGGCGCGCAGACCGCGTTCAAGACGCCGGCCGGGCGCCAGACGATGACATCGCAACTGAGCGCGTTCATCCAGCCCGGCAAGCCGTCGGGACAGAGAGCCGAACTCGCGCCCGTCGATGCGATGGTGCGCCAGGCCGAAGCCCGCTGGGGCCGCGACAAGGTCGGCCGCGTGACGATCACGAATCCCGGCGACAGCACGGCGCGCGTCGCGGTTTCGCGCGGCGAGGCGTCGCGCGTGTCGATGAGCCCGCAATACATGCTCTTCGATGGCGTGACGGGCAAACTCATCGACGTGAAGGACGGCGTCGGCGGCGCGGCCGAAACGCGCGGCGTGCTGTACGCGCTGCATCTTGGACGCTTCAGCGATCTGCAATTGCGCTGGCTGTATTTCATCGTCAGTCTGACGGGCACGGCGATGGTCGGCACGGGCCTCGTCATGTGGACAGTGAAGCGCCGTCAGAAGCTGCCCGATCCCGCGCGGCCTTACTTCGGTTTTCGCGTGGTCGAGCGTCTGAATATCGCGAGCATCGCGGGGCTATCGGTCGCAATGACGGGCTTCTTCTGGGGCAATCGTCTGCTGCCGGCCGGCATTGCCGCGCGCGATAACGCCGAGATCAACCTGTTCTTCGCGATCTGGGGCGCGACGTTGCTTTACGCGATCGCGCGGCCCGCGAAGCGCGCGTGGATCGAACTGTTGTGGCTTGCCACGGCGATGCTCGCGCTGCTGCCCGTGCTCAACGCGCTCACGACGAACCGGCCTGTGTGGCGCAGCGTCGCACAGGGCGATTGGGTCTTCGCGGGCTTCGATCTCATGATGTGGGCGTTCGCCGCGCTGCATGCCGTGTTGGCCTTGCGCGTTGCGCGACATCGTCCGAGCATGAAACGTCTGGACAAGCGCGCGGCGGCGAGTGTCGCCACGGCGCAGCGTGAAGAGGAGCGCGTGTGA
- a CDS encoding DUF3325 domain-containing protein → MTHLLTIVFCVIAFAFLAMSMERHHEVVFGRELRAGQARGFRIAGWCGLVLALRFIVGEEGWALGLVSYSGCTSLAAGLVFGALVIRQRLSAR, encoded by the coding sequence GTGACGCATCTTTTGACCATCGTCTTCTGCGTCATCGCATTCGCGTTTCTGGCTATGTCGATGGAACGCCATCATGAAGTCGTGTTCGGGCGCGAGCTTCGTGCAGGGCAAGCACGCGGGTTTCGTATCGCGGGCTGGTGCGGTCTTGTGTTGGCGCTGCGGTTCATCGTCGGCGAGGAAGGCTGGGCGCTCGGACTCGTCAGCTATAGCGGCTGCACGAGTCTTGCAGCGGGGCTCGTGTTCGGCGCGCTCGTTATCCGTCAGCGGTTATCGGCGCGTTGA
- a CDS encoding alanine racemase, whose product MNLDQLDTPAAIIDIAAMQRNIDAMQTRMNALGVKFRPHVKTTKCLDVVRAQIAAGAQGITVSTLKEAEEFFAAGITNILYAVGMVPAKLPRAMALKKRGCALTIIADNAAAASAIVEFCKAANETFDVWLEIDTDGHRSGIAPDDDALIAIGRILQEGGIGVGGVMTHAGSSYELNDPEALAALAEQERAGCVRAAERLRAAGIACKSVSIGSTPTAFAARHLEGVDEVRAGVYVLFDLVMANVGVCATSDIALSVLASVIGHQPEKGWVIIDAGWMAMSRDRGTSKQAHDYGYGLACALDGTPLAGCTLIGANQEHGILAIENADDIARRFPIGMKLRILPNHACATGAQYPEYHALASDGSTVVWPRFHGW is encoded by the coding sequence ATGAATCTCGACCAGCTCGATACACCCGCCGCCATCATCGATATCGCCGCCATGCAGCGCAATATCGATGCAATGCAGACACGCATGAACGCGCTCGGCGTGAAGTTCCGTCCGCATGTGAAGACGACGAAGTGTCTCGACGTCGTGCGTGCGCAGATCGCGGCGGGCGCGCAAGGCATCACCGTGTCGACGCTCAAGGAAGCCGAGGAATTCTTCGCGGCGGGCATCACGAACATTCTCTATGCGGTCGGCATGGTGCCTGCAAAACTGCCGCGCGCGATGGCACTTAAGAAACGCGGTTGCGCGCTTACGATCATCGCGGACAATGCGGCGGCGGCATCGGCGATTGTCGAGTTCTGCAAGGCGGCCAACGAAACGTTCGATGTGTGGCTCGAAATCGATACGGACGGACATCGCTCCGGCATCGCACCCGACGACGATGCGCTCATCGCTATCGGGCGCATTCTTCAGGAAGGCGGAATCGGCGTCGGCGGCGTGATGACGCATGCCGGTTCGAGCTATGAACTCAACGACCCCGAGGCGCTCGCCGCACTCGCCGAACAGGAACGCGCGGGCTGCGTGCGTGCAGCCGAACGTCTGCGTGCGGCGGGCATCGCGTGCAAGAGCGTAAGCATCGGTTCAACGCCGACCGCGTTTGCCGCAAGGCACCTCGAAGGTGTCGATGAAGTGCGCGCCGGCGTGTATGTGCTCTTCGATCTCGTGATGGCGAACGTCGGCGTATGCGCGACGAGCGACATCGCATTGAGCGTGCTTGCGAGCGTGATCGGGCATCAACCGGAGAAAGGCTGGGTCATCATCGATGCAGGATGGATGGCGATGAGCCGAGACCGCGGCACGTCGAAGCAAGCGCACGACTACGGCTATGGTCTCGCATGCGCGCTCGATGGCACGCCGCTCGCAGGCTGCACGCTCATCGGCGCGAATCAGGAGCACGGCATTCTTGCCATTGAAAATGCGGATGACATCGCGCGGCGCTTTCCGATCGGCATGAAGCTGCGCATTCTGCCCAATCATGCATGCGCGACCGGCGCGCAATATCCCGAGTATCACGCGCTCGCGAGCGACGGCAGCACAGTTGTATGGCCGCGCTTTCACGGCTGGTGA
- a CDS encoding HAD family hydrolase translates to MNDTTSHYPKAVLFDLLTALLDSWTLWNESAGSPEHGRIWRAEYLKLTYECGAYVDYETLVQRAARNVGLPERAAASLRQNWQTLQPWHGAQEALERLQPHCKLAVVTNCSIALGREAASILPIRWDAIVTAEEAGFYKPNARPYLLALDKLGIAAHDAAFVAGSSYDMLGTAPLGLRTYWHNHISLAPVPGSTAPDIESPTLEALPDWASRFNTTS, encoded by the coding sequence GTGAACGATACGACATCGCACTATCCCAAGGCCGTTCTCTTCGATCTTCTCACCGCGTTGCTCGACTCGTGGACGCTATGGAACGAATCAGCCGGTTCGCCCGAGCATGGCCGGATCTGGCGCGCGGAATATCTGAAGCTCACATACGAATGCGGCGCGTACGTCGATTATGAAACGCTCGTGCAGCGGGCCGCGCGTAACGTCGGCTTGCCTGAACGCGCTGCCGCTTCGCTGCGGCAAAACTGGCAGACGCTCCAACCGTGGCACGGAGCGCAAGAAGCGCTCGAACGATTGCAACCGCACTGCAAGCTCGCGGTGGTCACCAATTGCTCTATTGCGCTTGGTCGCGAGGCTGCATCGATTCTGCCGATTCGTTGGGATGCAATCGTCACAGCCGAAGAGGCCGGTTTCTATAAGCCGAATGCGCGTCCTTATCTTCTCGCGCTGGACAAGCTCGGTATCGCCGCGCACGATGCAGCCTTCGTCGCGGGATCGAGCTACGACATGCTCGGCACGGCGCCTTTAGGTTTGCGAACGTATTGGCACAACCATATAAGCCTTGCGCCCGTTCCGGGCAGCACGGCCCCTGATATCGAATCTCCGACACTCGAAGCCCTTCCCGACTGGGCAAGCCGCTTCAACACGACATCATGA
- a CDS encoding LysR family transcriptional regulator produces MTDTADIRFLLTIQRSGSLVATGRTLGVSPSAVSQRLQQLEKKLGTRLIDRTARKLHFTEEGALLCQRGADLIEQFDALFDELHTRRGGLVGALRINGPLGFGRRYLAPVVADFQRDHPDVDISLTLSDQPLTETADRFDVVVHIGELRASNLIGHAIAPNARFLCASPALVRRFGMPEAPQDLAHLPCIVLHENREDASLWHFSKGRTSTSVRVASKLGCNDGDVIRRWALEGRGIVLRSEWDVADDIRKGTLVRLLPSWKVPDANVVALTRNRAGLPRRTREFMQYVQSRFRPHPPWRE; encoded by the coding sequence ATGACCGATACCGCAGACATTCGCTTCCTCCTCACGATTCAACGAAGCGGCAGCCTGGTCGCGACGGGCCGCACACTCGGCGTGTCGCCATCGGCCGTCTCGCAACGCCTGCAGCAACTGGAGAAAAAGCTCGGCACGCGTCTGATCGACCGCACCGCGCGCAAACTACATTTCACCGAAGAAGGCGCGTTGCTGTGCCAGCGCGGCGCCGATTTGATCGAGCAATTCGACGCGCTCTTCGATGAACTGCATACGCGTCGCGGCGGTCTCGTCGGTGCGTTGCGAATCAACGGGCCGCTCGGTTTCGGTCGGCGTTATCTCGCGCCGGTCGTCGCGGATTTTCAGCGCGATCATCCCGATGTCGATATCTCGCTCACGCTGTCCGATCAGCCGTTGACCGAGACGGCCGATCGTTTCGATGTCGTCGTGCATATCGGCGAGTTGCGTGCGTCGAATCTGATCGGTCACGCGATCGCGCCGAATGCGCGCTTTCTTTGCGCGTCGCCTGCGTTAGTCAGGCGCTTCGGCATGCCGGAAGCGCCGCAGGATCTCGCACATCTGCCGTGCATCGTGCTGCATGAGAACAGGGAAGATGCGTCGCTCTGGCACTTCAGCAAGGGCCGCACGAGCACGAGCGTGAGAGTCGCATCGAAGCTCGGTTGCAATGACGGCGACGTGATCCGCCGCTGGGCGCTCGAAGGACGCGGCATCGTCCTGCGTTCGGAATGGGACGTCGCCGACGACATCCGCAAAGGCACGCTGGTGCGGCTCCTGCCATCGTGGAAAGTGCCCGATGCGAACGTCGTCGCGCTCACGCGCAACCGCGCCGGATTGCCGCGCAGAACCCGCGAATTCATGCAGTATGTGCAGTCGCGCTTCAGACCTCATCCGCCCTGGCGCGAGTGA
- a CDS encoding DMT family transporter — MPTTTATRAAHLPLASIGFILASMLCFAIVDTLAKAVALHYPANELTFFRMLFGLVPAFAACCFGDRSVIDRVRRLDIKGQTWRALTLLGASGFFFAGLPYIPLGEAVAIAYSETLLVVVLAPFILKEHLTTRAAVAALIGFVGVLLVVRPGGGESNWLGPVLLLSSALCGALSIIQIKRIRPTDDSRTTVLFFTAVGTVVTACTLAFSWKTPTLDALLLMALLGALATVGQILMTVAFRRADAGTLAPFNYTSIVWAALFAYIVWGETIAPLSLAGIALIVGSAIAVALQRKIPEGPIA; from the coding sequence ATGCCCACCACGACCGCCACGCGCGCCGCCCACCTTCCTCTCGCAAGCATTGGCTTCATCCTTGCTTCGATGTTGTGTTTCGCCATTGTCGATACGCTCGCGAAGGCCGTCGCCCTGCACTATCCGGCAAACGAACTGACGTTCTTCCGGATGCTGTTCGGCCTCGTTCCTGCCTTCGCGGCGTGCTGTTTCGGCGACCGCTCCGTGATCGATCGCGTCCGGCGTCTCGACATCAAGGGACAGACCTGGCGCGCGCTCACGCTGCTCGGCGCGTCCGGCTTCTTCTTCGCGGGGCTGCCCTACATACCGCTCGGCGAGGCGGTGGCGATCGCCTACTCGGAGACGCTGCTGGTCGTCGTGCTCGCGCCGTTCATCCTCAAGGAGCATTTGACGACGCGCGCGGCGGTGGCCGCACTCATCGGCTTCGTCGGCGTGTTGCTCGTCGTGCGTCCGGGCGGCGGCGAATCGAACTGGCTCGGGCCGGTGCTGTTGCTTTCGAGCGCACTCTGCGGCGCGCTGTCGATCATCCAGATCAAACGCATTCGTCCCACAGACGATTCGCGCACCACGGTGTTGTTCTTCACTGCCGTGGGCACGGTCGTGACGGCCTGCACGCTCGCATTCAGCTGGAAGACGCCGACGCTCGACGCCCTTCTGCTCATGGCCTTGCTAGGCGCGCTTGCAACCGTCGGACAAATTCTGATGACGGTCGCGTTCCGGCGCGCCGATGCAGGCACGCTCGCGCCCTTCAATTACACGAGCATCGTGTGGGCGGCATTGTTCGCCTACATCGTGTGGGGCGAGACGATCGCGCCACTTTCGCTCGCGGGCATCGCGCTGATCGTCGGCAGTGCAATCGCGGTCGCATTGCAACGCAAGATTCCCGAAGGACCGATCGCCTGA
- a CDS encoding non-heme iron oxygenase ferredoxin subunit, translating into MALKFAAKLADLVEDEPLGVTIGEERIALYLLDGEVHATHNVCTHQFALLSDGYMEDGCIECPLHQGRFDIRTGAAQCAPVTQPIRVYGVQVEGGEVFVDL; encoded by the coding sequence ATGGCTCTCAAGTTCGCGGCGAAACTCGCCGATCTCGTGGAAGACGAGCCGCTCGGCGTGACGATCGGCGAGGAGCGCATCGCGCTCTATCTGCTCGACGGCGAAGTCCACGCCACGCATAACGTTTGCACGCATCAGTTCGCGTTGTTGAGCGACGGCTATATGGAGGACGGCTGCATCGAATGTCCGCTGCATCAGGGGCGTTTCGACATCCGCACGGGCGCCGCGCAATGCGCGCCGGTCACGCAGCCGATCCGCGTGTACGGCGTGCAGGTGGAAGGCGGCGAAGTCTTCGTCGATCTTTGA